One Deltaproteobacteria bacterium DNA segment encodes these proteins:
- a CDS encoding PIN domain-containing protein, with protein MIAVDTNILIYAHREDSEWHKKAYECIVNLAEGSSNWAIPWPCLHEFFSIATHPRIYAPPSSVADAINQIEAWLESPSLVLLAESHDYWSSLHNILNASKVIGPMVHDARIAALCLQHGVKTLLSADRDFSRFASLQIKNPLISE; from the coding sequence ATGATAGCTGTTGATACCAATATACTAATTTATGCCCATCGTGAAGATAGTGAATGGCACAAAAAAGCTTATGAATGTATTGTTAATTTAGCTGAGGGTAGCTCAAATTGGGCTATTCCCTGGCCATGTTTACATGAGTTTTTTTCCATAGCTACACATCCGCGAATCTATGCTCCACCAAGTAGTGTAGCTGATGCTATCAATCAAATTGAAGCTTGGCTAGAATCACCAAGTTTGGTTTTATTAGCTGAAAGTCATGATTATTGGTCGTCACTGCATAATATTTTAAACGCATCAAAAGTTATTGGGCCTATGGTTCACGACGCAAGAATAGCGGCACTTTGCTTGCAACATGGGGTAAAGACTTTATTAAGCGCTGATCGTGATTTTAGTCGCTTTGCATCATTACAAATAAAAAATCCCTTAATCAGTGAATAG